In Actinomyces radicidentis, one genomic interval encodes:
- the htpX gene encoding zinc metalloprotease HtpX: MTGTNHHNGLKTAALMGGLWGLLLIIGWLLAEGTGSSVWLFIMPIIGIVQTAYSYWNSDRLAVRSMGAVEVSPAQAPVMYAVVRELSASAGQPMPRLYVAPTMSPNAFATGRDPEHAAVCCTQGILQLLDERELRGVLGHELSHVYNRDILTGSVAAGIAGIISSISSMVLWFGGGGRDRREGNAIALILLALLAPLAATITQLAVSRTREYDADHDGAVLTNDPLALASALRKLETGVAARPMAQDPKAEPVSAMMIANPFGRARNLFSTHPPMDQRIRRLEEMAGY; the protein is encoded by the coding sequence ATGACGGGGACCAACCATCACAACGGGCTCAAGACGGCCGCGCTCATGGGCGGCCTGTGGGGCCTTCTCCTCATCATCGGCTGGCTGCTCGCCGAGGGCACCGGCTCCTCGGTGTGGCTCTTCATCATGCCGATCATCGGCATCGTCCAGACGGCCTACTCCTACTGGAACTCGGACCGCCTCGCCGTGCGTTCGATGGGCGCCGTCGAGGTGTCCCCGGCCCAGGCCCCCGTCATGTACGCCGTCGTCCGCGAGCTCTCCGCGAGCGCGGGCCAGCCCATGCCGCGCCTCTACGTCGCGCCGACGATGAGCCCGAACGCCTTCGCCACGGGCCGCGACCCGGAGCACGCGGCCGTGTGCTGCACCCAGGGCATCCTCCAGCTCCTCGACGAGCGCGAGCTGCGCGGCGTCCTCGGCCACGAGCTCTCCCACGTCTACAACAGGGACATCCTCACCGGCTCGGTCGCCGCGGGCATCGCCGGCATCATCTCGAGCATCTCCTCGATGGTCCTGTGGTTCGGGGGAGGCGGCCGCGACCGCCGCGAGGGCAACGCGATCGCGCTCATCCTGCTCGCTCTCCTCGCGCCGCTCGCCGCGACCATCACGCAGCTCGCCGTCTCCCGCACCCGCGAGTACGACGCCGACCACGACGGCGCCGTCCTCACGAACGACCCGCTGGCGCTGGCCTCCGCCCTGCGCAAGCTCGAGACGGGCGTCGCCGCGCGTCCCATGGCCCAGGACCCCAAGGCCGAGCCCGTGAGCGCCATGATGATCGCCAACCCCTTCGGGCGCGCGAGGAACCTGTTCTCCACGCACCCGCCGATGGACCAGCGCATCCGTCGCCTCGAGGAGATGGCCGGCTACTGA